In the Salvia miltiorrhiza cultivar Shanhuang (shh) chromosome 8, IMPLAD_Smil_shh, whole genome shotgun sequence genome, GGTAACACTTGATCATTTTCCTCTgccaaagaaaatcaaaatcaataaataaataatgagtaaagaaaacaaaaacaaaaaatgttcAGAACTTATAAATAACCATGTAAAGATGTTAATCATAAGACTCATGCCACAACCTTCTTACAGTATTCAGTATCATTGCCTTCACTAGTATTAAACTAATTCTGGCTTTGGTAGATTCTTAATCAGCATCCAACCATGGAAGTAGCCAAATATTGGAAAGAGATGATAGCAGCAAAAGGAACCATGACAAGAAAGCCATTGCTGCGGATATCTGATATCTACTACAAAGTCTCGGGGGACAAAAGGATACATCTGCTTTTAGCAGAAGATCAACAAGACTTGCAGTTGAGCTCGCTGCTGCTAGTGTGAGAAAGGATAATACCTATGAACATTAGCTTTGTTACTCCATGATTTATCATCATATCTTTACATATTGACCAAAGAGTATAAATTACCAAGTCCCCTGTTATGATAACCATGAAAATGCCAGATTGATGTACGGGGAACTTAGCCAGGATGGAATATCCATCGAGTATCGCCAAAGTGAAACTCCATGGAATAGCCAGCCCCATGATTGTTACCGAAAAACTGCAAGGACAACCATTAAAGTGGACGACTGAATTATTATTAATCACTCTAAAAACATTTAGTGAGCATAGTATATGCTAGTTGTCCTTTCTTTCTCAATATCTGAAAAGTTGAAACTTCTTTTATCTGCATTCTTGACAGTATATTAGTATTTGTGATTACTGCATTCTTCTGTTCATATCATTTAGACTGCTACTACTACTATACCACAGTTACCTATTTTCGTACATGAGTGCCTGTATGAATATGTTTAAGGTTATCATTTATTCCTTATGAGTTTTTTGTGCACCTGTCTTCTTGTTACAAGCATTGGAGTTTACATATATGTGTGAATGTGATCACTAGGTGACATGCCAATACATGATGAACTTTGGCTGCAGTATGAAAGATGACCTTATTGATCGTATTATAATACAGGTATAAACACTACGATGCAAGCATATGACGGAGTGCGTTTGGGAAAGAAATTACCAAAAGGCCGTGTAGCTGTAGAATCCAACTCCTAAAGACATGAAGACTATAGACGATGAAGAGAATATGACCTGCCCAAATCTCAAAGCAATGCTAGCAGTTGTTCCTAAAGATCCCTGTACGCTTTTCATTGCTTTATGCTGTGATTGCAATGAAACTACTGGTAGTGATTTTCCGTCTGATTATTGCCTTGTTCTATATACCAGCTCGGAGCTCCTCTCATGGCTTTGCCACCAACAAGTCTTCACCAAGACCATCATTGCAAGTTTTGAAGGTGAGATCAACTTGGCTTGTGATTGCTCGAACTCTCAGGAATCGGGTTTTCACCATTTTCGTGATTACTTTATAAGTTTCCAAAGAGCTTGAGTGCTAATTGAACAAAGAAAGTTGGTGGGAGATTTCGTGGTAGGAGAAAATAAAGATTCACTTTTTGTATTCCCATCTCatctatttcttttttgaaataCATGGATGGCCCGGATTCATCTGCTATATATTGTTATGGAATCTCTAGTGGTAT is a window encoding:
- the LOC131000921 gene encoding CASP-like protein 5C1 — its product is MKSVQGSLGTTASIALRFGQVIFSSSSIVFMSLGVGFYSYTAFCFSVTIMGLAIPWSFTLAILDGYSILAKFPVHQSGIFMVIITGDLVLSFLTLAAASSTASLVDLLLKADVSFCPPRLCSRYQISAAMAFLSWFLLLLSSLSNIWLLPWLDAD